A portion of the Lathamus discolor isolate bLatDis1 chromosome 5, bLatDis1.hap1, whole genome shotgun sequence genome contains these proteins:
- the KIAA0408 gene encoding uncharacterized protein KIAA0408 homolog, with protein MDLSKQLENTERNWNKEKMELLERFDNERKEWECQWKVMQKKIEELYQEVKLRRESNMNVHDNNTIQSKMLQLSLHSPTLEESGTVELNCQHEVANDRMEKGSLLSKTGHECKETRAKSRNSTLLMDNLAFENCHKPEDSLSIKTSKKNAKNYIGDLNVALKELARVSEELCSYQEEIRKKSNHRRMKSLPFLGEFEETQSTVILPEMNHVSSNESQTSVAFETEEHNNRKNLMSSKKTLKDLSYGGLTGDKETDFRSWQKKEAPPVPPRSTSRHLTNSLSAVVQLSEASIRDTGIKSNCKTQDCRSGGKLVNPSPINQNETAAAFASEGQAVKGPVIATAAIPVTKNECNVPTSFCHNTWAYDVGKLGKDNRSEPSPLSAQKSCSDGNMAQSNKMHQKQNPRSHSSPYYSNGFYAPGTLHNDLLEDSKYTSGKTQRNETLAAKIDEFNRTVFHTDKCNNALQANQVPQAASEDHKPCSPLRDSAVSRTETLNTSCVPNPKFSAAKEQETGNPSKAVRTAGQQKQMNGLPNTGGYRHMLHEHDWRPSNLSGRPRSADSRSNYGVVEKLLKNYEKLTVTSPCSAKCCKEQWTRANSEFTGGDCDSLSQYLEMLQTEQGKQEFPRNSARHIGQQVKQGRERQKLREISVPAKCSSGKGFSRPARPANRRLPSRWASRSPSAPPAVRRTTYNCSISFRSETSVV; from the exons ATGGACCTGAGTAAACAACTGGAGAATACTGAGAGGAACTGGAATAAAGAGAAGATGGAATTGCTGGAGAGATTTGACAATGAAAGGAAAGAATGGGAATGTCAGTGGAAGgttatgcagaagaaaatagaagag CTTTACCAGGAAGTAAAACTTAGAAGGGAAAGCAATATGAACGTCCATGATAATAATACGATTCAGAGCAAGATGCTGCAGCTGTCCTTGCATTCCCCTACTTTGGAAGAGAGTGGCACAGTGGAGCTGAATTGTCAACACGAAGTTGCAAATGACAGGATGGAAAAAGGAAGTTTGCTCAGTAAAACAGGACACGAATGTAAAGAAACCAGAGCCAAGAGCAGAAACAGTACGCTGTTAATGGACAATCTGGCCTTTGAGAATTGTCACAAACCTGAAGACAGCCTCAGCATCAAAACTTCCAAGAAAAATGCCAAGAATTATATTGGTGATCTTAATGTA GCTCTCAAAGAACTTGCCAGAGTCAGTGAAGAATTATGCAGCTATCAAGAGGAAATCCGAAAGAAGTCGAACCACAGAAG AATGAAGTCACTTCCTTTCCTGGGGGAATTTGAGGAAACCCAAAGCACAGTTATTCTGCCTGAGATGAACCATGTGTCCAGCAATGAATCACAAACTTCAGTTGCTTTCGAAACAGAGGAACATAATAATAGGAAGAATCTGATGAGCTCCAAGAAGACTTTGAAGGATTTGTCTTATGGTGGTCTTACTGGTGATAAAGAAACAGACTTCAGATCTTGGCAAAAGAAAGAAGCTCCACCAGTTCCTCCACGGAGTACTTCTCGGCACCTAACAAACTCACTTTCTGCAGTTGTACAGCTATCTGAAGCGTCAATAAGAGATACAGGCAtcaaaagcaattgcaagaCTCAGGACTGTAGGAGTGGAGGAAAACTGGTGAATCCTTCACCTATAAATCAGAATGAAACTGCAGCAGCCTTTGCAAGTGAAGGGCAGGCTGTGAAAGGTCCCGTGATAGCAACTGCTGCAATACCTGTAACCAAAAATGAGTGCAATGTGCCAACAAGTTTCTGCCACAACACATGGGCATATGATGTGGGCAAACTTGGAAAAGACAATAGAAGTGAACCTTCCCCACTGTCAGCCCAAAAGAGTTGTTCAGATGGAAATATGGCCCAAAGCAACAAGATGCACCAGAAACAAAATCCCAGGTCTCACAGCAGCCCTTATTACAGTAATGGCTTTTATGCCCCTGGTACCCTGCACAATGATCTTTTGGAAGACTCTAAGTATACTTCAGGAAAGACCCAAAGAAATGAAACTTTAGCAGCAAAGATTGATGAGTTTAACCGGACTGTATTTCACACGGATAAATGTAACAATGCTTTGCAAGCAAACCAGGTGCCTCAAGCAGCATCAGAAGATCACAAACCCTGCAGCCCACTGCGTGACTCTGCTGTTAGCAGGACAGAAACTCTAAATACATCTTGTGTTCCAAATCCCAAATTCTCTGCAGCAAAGGAGCAAGAGACTGGCAACCCTAGCAAAGCTGTCAGAACGGCAGGgcaacaaaagcaaatgaatgGACTTCCAAATACTGGTGGTTATAGGCACATGCTTCACGAGCATGACTGGAGACCAAGTAATTTATCCGGTCGCCCGCGTTCAGCTGACTCAAGGTCAAACTATGGAGTTGttgaaaagcttttgaaaaactATGAAAAATTAACAGTGACTTCTCCATGTAGTGCAAAATGCTGCAAAGAGCAGTGGACACGGGCAAATTCTGAATTCACCGGTGGGGATTGTGATTCATTGAGTCAGTATTTAGAAATGCTCCAGACTGAGCAAGGAAAGCAAGAATTTCCAAGGAATTCAGCCAGGCATATTGGGCAGCAAGTCAAGCAAGGAAGAGAGAGGCAGAAGTTACGAGAG